TATTTCCTGAAGCGTATTCGCAAAAAAAGAAGAAGCTCCGATAGGGAGCTTCTTTCTCTCTTCTTATGCCTTAGCCCTCGCCCTATTCGCTCCAGGGCACCAGCCGGGGCTTCGGGTCAAGGATAGACTGATACTGCTCCTTCCAGCCGTACTCGGCATCCGGGTCCAGCAGCATATAACGCAGATACTTCTCCAGCCGGAATTCCGGCTTCGACCAGCCAAGATGCTTCAGGCGCAGATTGCTTAACTGATGGGACAGCTCGAAGATATTCTCTGGCAGCCGCCCGCAGTGCTGCGGCAGATCATTCCAGGCATAGGTGAAGTCTTCCCGGTAACGAAGCAGGAACGGGCGGTAACTCTGGTGGGCCTTCCAGTACATATCCTCACGGTAACTTGCCTCATCCCAGAAGTCGTAGAGCCGGAAGCAGAATAAGTCGCAATCTGCTGTCCGCAGCAGGGAGTCTACCTCCTCTGGAAAACATGATTCGAACAGCTCATCTCCGTCCAGATTAAGAATCCACTCCGGACGGGTCTTAACCACTGCCTCCCACTGCTGCTTGCGCAGCTCTGATTCATTATGGAAGCGGGAGACAGGGTTGTGTATCAGGTGGAGCGGAATCCCCTCAAGAGCCTCGCGGCAGATATCGGCTGTATTATCTGTGCTTGCGTCGTCGATAATGACGGCCTCATCGATATACTTGCGGTGCTCCTCGAGCACCTGGCGCAGGAACCTGGTGCCTTCATTCTTGACGATCATCGTGAGGGTCAGCTTGGGCCGGCGGGAAGCAAGCGCTGCCGGAGGCTCCTTGGACAAGCGCTGCCGGGCTTCGGCTTCAGTCCACAGCACATCCCACTGTGCTGCTGCCTCCTGTACTCTTTTGTCAGCGGGAGCCGGAGCCGTCTCTGCCTGGCCCGGCAGATCAGTGTCGCTGTCTTCAACGGCCGGCGCTTCACCTGAGCCGTCAGGTTCTGCTTCACTCCTGGCCCCGGCTGCTCCTGAATGACTGCCAGCTTCATCCTTCGCTTCTACTATAGAGGCTGCTTCCGCGCCCGAGGTGTGCCGGATGAACTCCGCGACCAGATCCAGATCACTGTCTCTGTAGAGGTGCAGCGCAGGGAAATGGGTATCCACGAAGAGCGGAAGGCCGAGGGACGCTGCACGGATGCAGAAATGACGGTCCTCTCCCCAGTAGGAGATATTACGGACCCGGTCGTAGCTGATCCCGGAGCTGAGGGCTGAGCTGCTGATCAGCGTGCAGGCGCCAAGTCCGCCAACCTCATAGATTCCAGGCTGCTGCATCTTCAGCAAAAAAGCATGGAAACGGCGCTGAATCTCCTCCGGCGAGAGCTGCTCTCCCGGATGAATCTCCCACTGGTTGTATTCGTCATGCATCCATACCTGCGGCTGCAGCATTGTATTCGGCTGCCACTGTGTCCAGAAAATCTCGGAGATAATATCCTTGCCTGTACCGATCAGATGCAGGAGCGTATCCGGGTGCAGAATGAGGTCGGAATCAATCAGGAACAGGTAGTCATAGCCGAAGGCCTCCGCCCGCCGGATCATCAGGTTCTTGAATCCGGCCACCTTCCAGACCAGATTGGAATGCCAGACATGAGTATGCTCATCTCGGATATAGTCATCATGGTAGCCGGAGGATTGCAGGAAGACGGATCTGCCGTTCCGGGCGAACTGCTGCAGCAGCTGGCTTGCGGCTTCATCCGGGTTATCGTCAATCAGATAGAAATCAAGATCGATATCCTTCAGGTTCAGACGCAGCAGAGAGTTCAGGAATTGCTCCAGGATCGCCGGTTTCTGATGGATTGGGCTGCCCAGCAGAACCCGGGTTCTATTCTGATTCATAGCGGGTCACTCCGGAATAAGGTCAACATGATAGAACATCCCCTTGGATTCGAAAATAGTCGATATGAATTATATGTATTCAATATATTTAGAGAAGTACCAGACTAACCCCCGTTTGGAGAAATAATAAGCTGCCCGCAAGAAGAGAGAGGATTTGATGTATAGCAGAGAGCTGTTGTACAATACCGCATAAAGGGAGGTTATCAAATGGTAGATAGACAGAATAAGGTGAAGTTATCGCAATGGGATGCCCTGTTGCTGGAGTCGCTGCGTTCGTACGGCTGGTCAGAAGAGGAATTGCTGCGCAGAGTTAATGAAGGGGAACTGCCGGCGGATGAGAGCAAATACGAGTTCGATTACGGGCAGCTGTCTGTACTTGCAGATGAACAGCCGGAGGTATTCCGCCAGGCCGTTCTGGAAGGCTACCAGATTAAATACAATACCATCCGCGGAATCCGCAGCTGGATAGAGGTTGCGCTAGGAATTGAAGCGAAGCTGGAGCTTGCGGAGGGGCACGAAGCGGTGGAAGCGGAATTAACGGAGACTGAACGCGAACGGCTGGAGGCTGTATTGTCTTACGGCTGGGCGGTTAAAGGCGGAGCGGCCATGGACGGCAGTGCCGGAACGTACCGGATTGAGCCGATTCAGCGGTAGAATCTAAAAAAGGGAACGCCACAAACAGCCGCTCCGAATCGGAGCGGCTTCAGGAAAGAGGCTGGAGTATATCCGTAATAGGCGTGCGGCGGATGCTTACACTTACATATTTAACTGGATTTTCCGCGTGCTTAGTACGCCTTCCAGTCCGGTAGGGTCGGTGCTGACCTTGCGGAGAACGAATTCTTCGGCCCGCTCCGAGGTGCGCAGGCGCAGCGGCTTGGTCTCAAGCTGTACCAGCTCCCACATCACCTCCGCTACGGATTCTGCACTCTGCGGCTCCACATTCCGCTCCAGGAATGCTGCTCTGTAGGCATCCAGAATCGGCTTGTACTCATCCTCGAGAACACCGCCGGTGCTGGCGACATGCCCCATTACGGTTGAATTGAATTCCGTGGCGATTGCCCCCGGCTCAAGCAGCGTGATATCGATGTTGAACTGCGGCTTGTAATAGGTCGCCAGACTCTCCAGCAGCCCTTCCACCGCGAACTTGCTGGCGCAGTAGACCTCGTTCATCGGTTGCCCGACCAGTCCGCCGACACTGGAGGTCGCCACAATATGGCCGTAGCCAGTCTTTTGCAGCAGCGGCAGTGCAGCCCGGATCGTATGCATTACCCCGTACACGTTGGTGTTGAAGACATCCTCGATCTCAGGGAACGGTGCCTGTCCGAGCGCTCTCAGGTATCCGTATCCTGCATTGCAGAATAATACATCCAGCCTACCTTGCTCCGCTTCTATCCGGTCTATAACCTGCTGAATACTCTCCGGCTGTGTCACCTCAAGCTCTACGAACTGTAGATCCGCTACATCACGGTACAGCTCCTGTTCGCGCTCCAGATGGCGGGTTCCGGCGTAGACGGTCCAGCCTTCATTAGCGAATTTCAGTGCGGTGGCAAGGCCAATACCGGAGGATGCTCCGGTGATACAGATTATTTTTTTCATATAGCTTCAGCCTCCATTGTATTTGAAAATATGAAAAGGGTATGAATTGTACAATTTTGCCCACATTATAACATATAGTAACCGAACTCCGTCAAAACGACATAAAGTTCGTTTTCCCGCGCGGATTAGGCTAGACCAAAGTTGCTATAATTGTTTTCGGTACGGTACAATTAAATAAAAAATCCTAATCGCTTGCGAATGGAGAGGAACAAGGAAATAATGGAAGTACTCAAGCGTTATATCGCCAATTTAACAGTCCGGCGCTTCTTGATTTTGGCACTGATTGGACTGCTGCTGTACAGCATTAGAGACATGCTCAATCTGGTGCTGCTGACGTTCCTGATCGCTTATGTGATGAACAGCTTCCAGGTATTGCTCAGCAGACGGATCGGCAAATTCGTGAAGGTGAACAGTAAGGTTATCATCATTGCATTGTATCTGGCGCTGATTAGCATGATCGTCCTGGCACTCGTGAAATATCTGCCTAAGGTGTTCTCGCAGATTAAGCAATTAACTGCATTTCTGGGCACACTAACCTCCGAGGATATTCCGCAGAACCAGATTATGCAGTATTTATTCAATATGGTCAAGGAGCTTAACTACCAGAGCTATTTGAATCAAGGCATCGAATACGTATTCAAAATTAGCAACTGGGGAACCACCTTCGTCCTGGCTACGATCCTAAGCCTCGTCTTCATCCTGGAGAAGAACAGAATTGTCAGCTTCACCTCCCGTCTGAGAGACAGCAAGATATCCTGGTTCTATGTCGAGCTGGAGTATTTCGGCCGGAAATTCATTTCCTCCTTTGGTAAGGTGATTGAGGCTCAGATCTTGATTGCGCTGTTCAATACCCTGTTTACGGTCGTTGGATTGTGGGTGCTGGGCTTCTTTTTCGAACCCTTCCCGTATCTCTTTGCCCTCTCCATCATGATCTTCATGCTCAGTCTGATCCCGGTCGTCGGCTTTGTCATTTCGCTGATTCCGTTATGTATCATCGGCTACAACACCGGCGGACTGGCGCTGACGATCAATATTCTGGTGATGATTGCCATTCTGCATGTCATTGAAGGCTACTTCCTGAATCCGAAGCTGATGTCCTCCAAAATGAACCTGCCGATGTTCTACACCCTAGTAGTACTGCTGTTCTCCGAGCATTATATCGGGGTATGGGGACTGATTCTCGGGATTCCGATCTTTGTCTTTTTCCTGGATATCCTGGATATCAGCCGGGACAATAAGCCTTCACTGGAATGATGCAACCAAGCTATATCATACGTAATTCGCATAGGGTGATATTCAACCTGCTCAAGGTTCGGGTATCACCTTTTTTATAGAAT
This genomic interval from Paenibacillus sp. FSL H8-0332 contains the following:
- a CDS encoding SDR family oxidoreductase, giving the protein MKKIICITGASSGIGLATALKFANEGWTVYAGTRHLEREQELYRDVADLQFVELEVTQPESIQQVIDRIEAEQGRLDVLFCNAGYGYLRALGQAPFPEIEDVFNTNVYGVMHTIRAALPLLQKTGYGHIVATSSVGGLVGQPMNEVYCASKFAVEGLLESLATYYKPQFNIDITLLEPGAIATEFNSTVMGHVASTGGVLEDEYKPILDAYRAAFLERNVEPQSAESVAEVMWELVQLETKPLRLRTSERAEEFVLRKVSTDPTGLEGVLSTRKIQLNM
- a CDS encoding glycosyltransferase family 2 protein; this encodes MNQNRTRVLLGSPIHQKPAILEQFLNSLLRLNLKDIDLDFYLIDDNPDEAASQLLQQFARNGRSVFLQSSGYHDDYIRDEHTHVWHSNLVWKVAGFKNLMIRRAEAFGYDYLFLIDSDLILHPDTLLHLIGTGKDIISEIFWTQWQPNTMLQPQVWMHDEYNQWEIHPGEQLSPEEIQRRFHAFLLKMQQPGIYEVGGLGACTLISSSALSSGISYDRVRNISYWGEDRHFCIRAASLGLPLFVDTHFPALHLYRDSDLDLVAEFIRHTSGAEAASIVEAKDEAGSHSGAAGARSEAEPDGSGEAPAVEDSDTDLPGQAETAPAPADKRVQEAAAQWDVLWTEAEARQRLSKEPPAALASRRPKLTLTMIVKNEGTRFLRQVLEEHRKYIDEAVIIDDASTDNTADICREALEGIPLHLIHNPVSRFHNESELRKQQWEAVVKTRPEWILNLDGDELFESCFPEEVDSLLRTADCDLFCFRLYDFWDEASYREDMYWKAHQSYRPFLLRYREDFTYAWNDLPQHCGRLPENIFELSHQLSNLRLKHLGWSKPEFRLEKYLRYMLLDPDAEYGWKEQYQSILDPKPRLVPWSE
- a CDS encoding AI-2E family transporter — translated: MEVLKRYIANLTVRRFLILALIGLLLYSIRDMLNLVLLTFLIAYVMNSFQVLLSRRIGKFVKVNSKVIIIALYLALISMIVLALVKYLPKVFSQIKQLTAFLGTLTSEDIPQNQIMQYLFNMVKELNYQSYLNQGIEYVFKISNWGTTFVLATILSLVFILEKNRIVSFTSRLRDSKISWFYVELEYFGRKFISSFGKVIEAQILIALFNTLFTVVGLWVLGFFFEPFPYLFALSIMIFMLSLIPVVGFVISLIPLCIIGYNTGGLALTINILVMIAILHVIEGYFLNPKLMSSKMNLPMFYTLVVLLFSEHYIGVWGLILGIPIFVFFLDILDISRDNKPSLE